A single window of Acidimicrobiales bacterium DNA harbors:
- a CDS encoding CDP-diacylglycerol--glycerol-3-phosphate 3-phosphatidyltransferase, with product MSAGRESLLHRIASDRILTVPNVLSAGRIVAIPFFVRLVMAGETVQAALLLGALGVSDWADGWLARRTGAVSELGILLDPLSDRLLLFSTVAAVTAEGLVPTWLGMPVLVREPLMLLAAAVVALVWEVRIDVTWVGKAGTFLLLTAFPLVVLGASDHLVADAARVLGYGAGVAGVVTSWYAAFAYVPLVARSIREGDDAAPGTVTTPCSSREEADGEEAGS from the coding sequence GTGAGCGCAGGCCGAGAGTCTCTGCTGCATCGGATCGCGTCCGACCGCATCCTCACGGTCCCGAACGTGCTCAGTGCCGGACGGATCGTGGCCATACCCTTCTTCGTTCGCTTGGTCATGGCAGGGGAGACCGTGCAGGCAGCCCTGCTCCTCGGTGCTCTCGGCGTCAGCGACTGGGCCGACGGCTGGCTCGCCCGCAGGACAGGCGCGGTCAGTGAACTGGGCATCCTCCTCGACCCGCTCTCCGACCGGCTGCTCTTGTTCAGCACGGTGGCCGCGGTCACGGCCGAAGGCTTGGTGCCCACATGGCTGGGCATGCCGGTGTTGGTGCGGGAGCCGCTGATGCTCCTCGCCGCCGCGGTGGTGGCATTGGTGTGGGAGGTCCGCATCGACGTGACATGGGTCGGCAAGGCGGGGACGTTCCTCCTGCTCACCGCCTTCCCGCTGGTGGTGCTCGGCGCTTCGGACCACCTGGTGGCCGACGCCGCGAGGGTGCTGGGATATGGCGCGGGCGTGGCCGGCGTCGTCACCAGTTGGTACGCCGCCTTTGCCTACGTCCCGCTGGTGGCGCGGAGCATAAGGGAGGGGGACGACGCTGCTCCCGGCACTGTGACTACACCATGCTCGTCGAGGGAGGAAGCCGACGGCGAGGAGGCGGGATCGTGA
- the cobS gene encoding adenosylcobinamide-GDP ribazoletransferase, giving the protein MMTSLGLLTILPGRGVEGDPRWVRWFPVVGVLLGVCVGVVWTASEAIWSAPIAGVLAVAADAALTGGMHYDALADGADGLLPAHLSRRRRLEIMEEPTLGTFGCLALAITVLSRVFLFSEIAPNVLVTAGLWAASRTVMGIAPAFTDCARPGGLGALLDRPRVARQMIPLLLVGSFVTLGTMAWAGPASAVAASVASLAAAAACTTMLAVRRLGGHTGDVLGAAGLVGETAGLLAWAAVS; this is encoded by the coding sequence ATGATGACCTCGCTCGGCCTGCTGACGATCCTCCCCGGCCGTGGCGTCGAAGGCGATCCGCGCTGGGTGCGGTGGTTCCCAGTGGTAGGCGTCCTCCTCGGGGTGTGCGTAGGAGTCGTTTGGACCGCCTCAGAGGCGATCTGGTCGGCTCCAATAGCCGGCGTCCTGGCCGTCGCAGCCGACGCGGCTCTCACCGGTGGGATGCACTACGACGCCTTGGCGGACGGCGCCGACGGTCTTCTCCCCGCCCACCTGAGCCGGCGACGGCGCCTGGAGATAATGGAAGAACCCACCCTCGGTACCTTCGGCTGCCTTGCACTGGCGATCACCGTCCTGAGCCGCGTCTTCCTGTTCTCCGAGATCGCTCCGAACGTCTTGGTCACCGCCGGGTTGTGGGCCGCCTCGAGAACCGTGATGGGAATCGCTCCCGCATTCACGGATTGCGCCCGCCCGGGCGGGCTAGGAGCCCTCTTGGACCGACCGCGGGTCGCACGTCAGATGATCCCGCTGCTGCTAGTCGGTTCTTTCGTGACTTTGGGAACCATGGCGTGGGCCGGGCCGGCATCCGCAGTGGCAGCATCAGTCGCCTCGCTGGCCGCGGCGGCCGCGTGCACGACCATGCTCGCGGTGCGCCGCCTCGGCGGTCACACGGGGGACGTCCTCGGCGCAGCCGGACTCGTCGGTGAGACGGCCGGCCTCTTGGCGTGGGCCGCCGTGTCATGA
- a CDS encoding adenosylcobinamide amidohydrolase has translation MQPSIRLRREGNQNLPVLVWRFPSPMLAVSSAPLGGGLGPRRWVVNAQVPPSYARRDPEHHLAKLGRSLGLPGNGVGMLTAADVRRLSTGEESGVVAVATCGLAHPTMAADPSAELQHSAVGTVNLVCILPARLSPGALVNAVVTATEAKAQAFAENDIPGTGTATDAVCILCPQEGVPWSFGGPRSRWGAPLALAVHRAVGAGIRRWREGR, from the coding sequence ATGCAACCATCGATTCGCCTGAGGCGGGAGGGCAACCAGAACCTGCCGGTTCTCGTGTGGCGGTTCCCGTCTCCCATGTTGGCGGTGAGCTCGGCTCCGCTCGGCGGCGGCCTGGGGCCGCGCCGGTGGGTCGTGAACGCGCAGGTCCCTCCCTCGTATGCCAGGCGCGACCCCGAGCACCACCTGGCCAAGCTCGGAAGGTCGCTCGGCCTGCCCGGCAACGGTGTCGGAATGCTCACGGCTGCCGACGTGCGACGACTCAGCACCGGCGAAGAGTCCGGAGTCGTCGCTGTCGCGACCTGCGGGCTCGCGCATCCGACGATGGCGGCAGATCCGAGCGCAGAGTTGCAGCATTCCGCGGTCGGTACGGTGAACCTCGTCTGCATCCTTCCGGCCCGGCTCTCCCCAGGCGCCCTCGTGAACGCCGTGGTGACGGCCACCGAGGCCAAAGCGCAGGCCTTCGCAGAGAACGACATACCGGGGACGGGCACCGCGACGGACGCGGTGTGCATCCTCTGCCCGCAGGAAGGTGTGCCCTGGAGTTTCGGAGGCCCCCGGTCGCGTTGGGGTGCTCCCCTCGCACTCGCGGTCCACAGGGCGGTCGGCGCCGGGATCCGCCGGTGGAGGGAAGGCCGGTGA
- a CDS encoding mannose-1-phosphate guanyltransferase, whose translation MKAVIMAGGEGTRLRPLTASLPKPMLPLVGRPMMEHVVNLLKSHGFEDLVVTVAFMAGAITEYFGDGSEFGVRITYSTEERPLGTAGSVRNAADRLDETFLVISGDVLTDVDLSAIVQFHRRADALATIGLVRVDNPREFGIVICGQDGTIERFLEKPTWGQVFSDTVNSGIFVLEPEIFRFIPPDRPVDFSGEVFPRLLEEGERVYGSVVEGYWEDVGTLEAYLRAHVDILDRRVQVEVPGFEVEPGVWLAEKATVNPRAEIRGPAVVGDHCRVEAGAEVGPYAVLGANVRVRGGACVERSVVGEGTYLAEHSRLVGAVVGRRCDVRRGARIEDGAVLGDHCFIGADASVAPGVKIFPHKTVEAGAVVNTSIVTESRAARSLFGRHGVQGLANVDVTPEMAAKLAMAYASTLSSGDTVVTSRDSSRSARMLKRAMMAGLNAAGVNVLDLEVATVPVTRFATRWPYVTGGVTVRLLPGDPQSVTIRFFDTEGLDVDEAAQRRIERVFDREEFRRVFASEIGDIGFPPRALEHYADALHNCVDLAAIRARRFKLVVDYSYGASAFAMPDLLAKLGAQTLAVNPFVSTPGLLSFDAGNHADEVGRIVKTSGADVGAVVTPDGEQLLLVDDRGRPLSGTQTLLVLASLVGRTGHRGSIVVPVDTTEAVEEVVDGMLELRWAKTSFSALMEMSTSDDVVLAGNSDGRLIVPRFMPAFDAAAALLLTLDLLARSGEKLSAVVDSLPEVHMADEAVVTPWEHKGAVMRALVEQAEGREAMFVDGVRIRLGHRRWVLVLPDPETPVVHVRAEGRDGQDARGIAAEYARRVEELARAEGSAGR comes from the coding sequence GTGAAGGCAGTGATCATGGCCGGTGGAGAAGGCACCAGACTCCGGCCTCTCACCGCGAGCCTCCCCAAGCCGATGTTGCCGCTAGTCGGGCGCCCGATGATGGAGCACGTGGTGAACCTCCTGAAGAGCCACGGCTTCGAGGACCTCGTCGTGACGGTCGCCTTCATGGCGGGAGCGATCACCGAATACTTCGGCGACGGATCCGAGTTCGGTGTTCGCATCACGTACTCGACGGAGGAGAGACCGCTCGGGACTGCCGGCTCGGTCCGGAACGCCGCCGACCGGCTGGACGAGACGTTCCTCGTGATCTCGGGCGACGTACTCACGGACGTCGACCTGTCCGCCATCGTGCAGTTCCATCGTCGTGCGGACGCGCTGGCGACGATCGGCCTTGTCCGCGTGGACAACCCCCGCGAGTTCGGGATCGTCATCTGTGGTCAAGACGGAACCATCGAGCGTTTCCTGGAGAAGCCGACTTGGGGTCAGGTGTTCTCAGACACCGTGAACTCGGGAATCTTCGTACTGGAGCCCGAGATCTTCCGTTTCATCCCTCCAGATCGGCCGGTCGACTTCTCCGGCGAGGTCTTCCCCCGCCTCTTGGAAGAGGGTGAACGGGTCTACGGGTCTGTTGTGGAGGGTTACTGGGAGGACGTGGGCACGCTAGAGGCGTACCTGCGCGCGCATGTGGACATCCTCGACCGTCGGGTGCAGGTGGAGGTTCCGGGGTTCGAGGTCGAGCCGGGGGTGTGGCTGGCCGAGAAGGCGACCGTCAATCCGAGGGCGGAGATTCGCGGTCCCGCCGTCGTGGGCGACCACTGCAGGGTGGAGGCCGGTGCCGAGGTCGGCCCCTACGCAGTGCTCGGAGCGAACGTGCGGGTTCGGGGTGGGGCTTGTGTGGAGCGCTCCGTCGTCGGCGAGGGGACCTATCTGGCGGAGCACAGCAGGCTGGTCGGAGCCGTCGTCGGAAGGCGCTGTGACGTGCGAAGGGGCGCGCGGATCGAGGACGGTGCAGTTCTGGGAGACCACTGTTTCATCGGGGCAGACGCATCGGTGGCTCCGGGCGTGAAGATATTCCCGCACAAGACCGTCGAAGCGGGGGCGGTGGTCAACACGTCCATCGTCACCGAGTCGAGGGCCGCGCGGAGCCTGTTCGGGCGCCACGGTGTTCAGGGTCTGGCCAACGTGGACGTGACCCCGGAGATGGCGGCCAAGCTCGCCATGGCCTACGCGAGCACCCTCTCCTCGGGGGACACGGTTGTCACGTCTCGGGATTCCAGCCGCTCTGCTCGCATGTTGAAGCGGGCGATGATGGCCGGGCTCAACGCAGCCGGGGTGAACGTCCTCGACCTGGAGGTTGCCACGGTGCCGGTGACGCGCTTTGCGACCAGGTGGCCGTACGTCACCGGCGGCGTCACCGTGCGACTCCTCCCAGGAGATCCCCAGTCGGTGACGATCCGATTCTTCGACACAGAGGGGCTCGACGTGGACGAAGCCGCGCAACGCCGAATCGAACGGGTCTTCGACCGAGAGGAGTTCCGGCGTGTCTTCGCGTCGGAGATCGGGGACATCGGATTCCCTCCGAGGGCCTTGGAGCACTACGCGGACGCTTTGCACAATTGCGTGGACCTGGCCGCGATACGGGCTCGACGGTTCAAGCTCGTCGTCGACTACTCCTACGGTGCTTCTGCGTTCGCGATGCCCGACCTGCTCGCGAAGCTCGGCGCGCAGACCCTGGCGGTGAACCCGTTCGTCTCCACACCGGGTCTCCTCTCTTTCGACGCGGGGAACCATGCCGACGAAGTAGGCCGCATCGTCAAGACGTCCGGTGCCGACGTCGGTGCCGTGGTGACTCCAGACGGGGAGCAGTTGCTGCTCGTGGACGATCGGGGGCGGCCGCTCAGCGGGACACAGACCCTGCTCGTCTTGGCGAGTCTGGTGGGCAGGACCGGGCACCGCGGCTCGATCGTGGTCCCCGTCGACACCACCGAGGCGGTGGAGGAAGTGGTGGACGGGATGCTGGAGCTGCGTTGGGCGAAGACCTCCTTTTCGGCGCTCATGGAGATGTCCACGTCGGACGACGTGGTGTTGGCGGGGAACTCTGATGGTCGCCTCATCGTCCCTAGATTCATGCCCGCCTTCGACGCGGCGGCCGCGCTCCTGTTGACGCTCGATCTCCTCGCACGTAGCGGCGAGAAGCTCTCGGCGGTCGTGGATTCTCTGCCGGAGGTTCACATGGCAGACGAGGCAGTCGTCACACCGTGGGAGCACAAGGGCGCCGTCATGAGAGCCCTCGTCGAGCAGGCCGAAGGTCGCGAGGCGATGTTCGTGGACGGGGTGAGGATCCGGCTCGGTCACCGCAGATGGGTGCTCGTCCTCCCGGACCCCGAGACGCCGGTGGTGCACGTTCGGGCCGAGGGGCGGGACGGGCAGGACGCACGGGGAATCGCGGCCGAGTACGCACGCCGCGTCGAGGAACTCGCTCGTGCGGAGGGATCGGCGGGCAGGTAG
- the gcvT gene encoding aminomethyltransferase, whose translation MGEFAGWEMPISYPLGTLEEHKACRNGVAVFDVSHLGTVRVRGAGAFAVLQRTFTNDLGKIRPGKAQYTHLLDRADGSVQDDVIVWWVEDDWFDVMPNASNTQGVLGALSEEARSVGVSLDVADVTDQRAVIAVQGPAVDEVLGRVLENLGSRERFGVVRCRWEAEEVIVAGTGYTGEEGVELAVPVTAACSLWSRLLANGSVPAGLAARDTLRLEMGFPLHGHELGPGITPLQAGLGWVVAWSKGDFRGRAALEEEMRKGPTRRLVGLLGRSRRPLRDGCAVLYGSRRVGVSTSGSFSPCLERGIGLALVEADVPDGAEVEVDVRGRAEGATIVRPPFVRPGAGCPPGSSGSGAAGP comes from the coding sequence ATGGGCGAGTTCGCCGGGTGGGAAATGCCGATCTCCTACCCTCTGGGAACTCTCGAAGAGCACAAGGCTTGCCGCAACGGTGTCGCCGTCTTCGACGTCAGTCACCTGGGCACTGTGAGAGTGCGCGGAGCGGGAGCCTTCGCCGTGCTCCAGCGGACCTTCACGAACGACCTCGGCAAGATCCGGCCTGGCAAGGCCCAGTACACCCACTTGCTCGATCGCGCCGACGGGTCCGTACAGGACGACGTGATCGTCTGGTGGGTCGAAGACGACTGGTTCGACGTGATGCCGAACGCTTCCAACACGCAGGGGGTGCTCGGAGCACTTTCGGAGGAAGCGCGCTCTGTCGGGGTGTCGTTGGACGTGGCAGATGTGACGGACCAGCGGGCCGTGATCGCGGTGCAGGGTCCGGCAGTCGACGAGGTGCTGGGGCGAGTTCTCGAGAACCTCGGGAGCCGGGAGCGCTTCGGAGTCGTACGCTGCCGCTGGGAGGCGGAGGAGGTCATCGTCGCGGGGACCGGATACACGGGAGAGGAAGGGGTCGAGCTGGCAGTGCCCGTCACAGCAGCCTGCTCGTTGTGGAGTCGGCTGCTGGCGAACGGTTCGGTGCCCGCCGGGCTGGCGGCGAGAGACACGTTGAGGCTGGAGATGGGATTTCCGCTCCACGGGCACGAGCTCGGCCCGGGGATAACACCACTGCAGGCCGGCCTGGGGTGGGTCGTCGCCTGGTCGAAGGGCGATTTTCGGGGGCGTGCGGCGTTGGAAGAAGAGATGCGAAAGGGGCCGACAAGGCGTCTGGTGGGGCTGCTCGGTCGGTCGCGCCGGCCGCTGCGGGACGGTTGTGCCGTGCTGTATGGGAGTCGGCGCGTCGGTGTGTCGACGAGCGGGAGCTTCTCGCCCTGCCTCGAGAGGGGCATCGGGTTGGCGCTTGTGGAGGCAGATGTTCCGGACGGGGCAGAGGTCGAGGTGGATGTACGAGGGCGAGCGGAGGGAGCCACAATCGTGAGGCCACCGTTCGTCCGTCCAGGGGCGGGATGCCCGCCCGGGTCCTCAGGGTCGGGCGCCGCAGGGCCATGA
- a CDS encoding MerR family transcriptional regulator, with translation MPDGRGMSIGEVLNILQPEFPEVTISKIRFLESQGLVEPERTPSGYRKFYEKDVQRLRWILRLQKEQFLPLKVIRQRLEKGELEASPEPESVPEARSRKRQVRSWLDEDPSGVSMSADEVCAAAGITKRVLKELERYGLVRPVVTSPKPTYAEDALLVAKIAARLGEFGVEPRHLRGVKLAADREAGLYAQVVAPMLRSTDPESRRKGRAVLRDVAEDVLELHKALVRRAFREAIPG, from the coding sequence ATGCCTGACGGACGGGGGATGAGCATCGGCGAGGTGCTGAACATCCTGCAACCGGAATTCCCGGAAGTCACCATCTCCAAGATCAGGTTCCTCGAGAGCCAGGGCCTCGTGGAGCCCGAGCGGACCCCGTCGGGATACAGGAAGTTCTACGAGAAAGACGTCCAGCGCCTGCGTTGGATACTCCGCCTCCAAAAGGAGCAGTTCCTGCCTCTCAAGGTGATCCGGCAGCGGCTGGAAAAGGGGGAACTGGAAGCCTCTCCCGAGCCGGAGTCGGTGCCGGAAGCGAGGTCCCGAAAGAGGCAGGTCCGCTCGTGGCTGGACGAGGATCCCTCCGGTGTGTCGATGAGCGCGGACGAGGTCTGCGCGGCGGCAGGCATCACCAAGCGGGTCCTGAAGGAGCTGGAGCGCTACGGGCTCGTGCGCCCCGTGGTGACCTCTCCGAAGCCGACCTATGCAGAGGACGCCCTCCTCGTGGCGAAGATAGCTGCCCGGCTCGGTGAGTTCGGGGTCGAGCCGAGACACTTGAGGGGCGTGAAGCTGGCTGCCGACCGGGAAGCCGGCCTGTACGCGCAGGTCGTGGCTCCGATGCTGCGCTCGACCGATCCGGAGAGCCGCCGGAAGGGTAGGGCGGTCCTGCGGGACGTGGCAGAAGACGTCCTGGAGCTCCACAAGGCCCTCGTACGACGCGCCTTCCGGGAGGCGATTCCCGGCTGA
- a CDS encoding putative cobinamide kinase/cobinamide phosphate guanylyltransferase CobU, giving the protein MSTALVLGGIGSGKSRFAESLAASLDEPPVYVAPGEMITGDAEWESRIRAHRRRRPIHWPTVECGAALWETLRAVEGPVLVDSLGSWLACVDGFAFDASEVESVLTARTQPTLLVSEEVGFSLVPPTAVARRFADSLGALNRLVASIAEDVFLVAAGIPVALKGGRLRPSVGAVWRTDE; this is encoded by the coding sequence GTGAGCACCGCCCTCGTCCTAGGCGGGATCGGCTCGGGGAAGTCCCGCTTCGCCGAGTCGCTCGCGGCTTCGCTCGACGAGCCGCCCGTGTATGTAGCGCCCGGGGAGATGATCACGGGAGACGCCGAGTGGGAGTCGCGCATACGTGCTCACCGGCGGCGGCGCCCCATCCATTGGCCGACCGTCGAATGCGGTGCCGCGCTGTGGGAGACGCTGCGCGCCGTAGAAGGACCGGTGCTCGTCGACTCGCTCGGCTCCTGGCTCGCCTGCGTGGACGGCTTCGCGTTCGACGCCTCTGAGGTCGAATCGGTGCTGACCGCTCGGACCCAGCCCACCCTCCTCGTCAGCGAAGAGGTCGGCTTCTCCCTGGTACCCCCCACCGCTGTCGCAAGGCGATTCGCGGACTCTCTCGGCGCCCTCAACCGCCTGGTCGCCAGCATCGCCGAGGACGTCTTCCTAGTGGCCGCTGGGATACCGGTCGCGCTCAAGGGGGGTCGCCTCCGGCCTTCGGTCGGGGCGGTGTGGAGAACCGACGAATGA
- the lysS gene encoding lysine--tRNA ligase, with translation MFQREARLAKVELLRRRGVNPYPSRFARSCTLGELRRRFASLEPGEETESRVSVAGRVMLVRLHGRLAFATLRDESGDVQLFMAADTLGAERLTEITSLVDVGDWVGAEGTVMTTRRGELSVRVEELRVLAKAIRPLPDKWHGLTDTDTRFRQRYVDLIVNPEARRIARLRSRVVAALREYLDERGFMEVETPVLQTVHGGANARPFVTHYNALEIDTYLRIALELPLKRLVVGGFEKVYEIGRVFRNEGLDARHNPEFTMLEVYEAFADFEAMMVLVEGLVAHAAARSAGSTTVDYCDHHIDLSPPWERRSMYELIAERLGVDMHPSMPVTEARRTADRLDVPTEERWGAGRVIAEIFDKRVQRDLVGPVIVYGHPREVSPLAKADEHDPDVVERFEVIVAGSELANAYSELNDPVEQLIRLRHEQESRQAGDDEAGEIDHDYIRALEYGLPPTGGLGVGVDRLVMLLAGVSSIREVILFPTLKPERHV, from the coding sequence GTGTTCCAGCGTGAGGCACGCCTCGCGAAGGTGGAGCTGCTCCGCCGCAGAGGAGTGAACCCCTATCCGTCCAGGTTCGCACGCAGCTGCACCCTGGGCGAATTGCGGCGCCGGTTCGCGTCCCTAGAGCCCGGAGAGGAGACGGAGAGCCGGGTCTCCGTTGCCGGGAGGGTCATGCTCGTACGTCTTCACGGGAGGCTCGCGTTCGCGACGTTGCGCGACGAGAGCGGTGACGTGCAGCTGTTCATGGCCGCCGACACGTTGGGAGCCGAGAGGCTGACAGAGATCACGTCGCTGGTGGACGTGGGCGACTGGGTCGGTGCCGAGGGCACGGTGATGACCACCCGTCGGGGCGAGTTGTCGGTGAGAGTGGAGGAACTGCGGGTTCTCGCCAAGGCGATCCGTCCACTTCCCGACAAATGGCACGGGCTCACGGACACCGACACGCGATTCCGTCAGAGGTATGTGGACCTGATCGTCAATCCAGAGGCACGTAGGATCGCCCGCCTCCGCAGCCGGGTGGTCGCCGCGCTGCGCGAGTACCTCGACGAGAGGGGATTCATGGAGGTGGAGACGCCCGTGCTGCAGACGGTGCACGGCGGAGCGAACGCGCGACCGTTCGTCACCCACTACAACGCGCTGGAGATAGACACGTATCTGCGGATAGCGCTGGAGCTGCCGCTCAAGCGGCTCGTCGTAGGTGGATTCGAGAAGGTCTACGAGATCGGGCGTGTGTTCCGCAACGAGGGTCTGGACGCCAGGCACAATCCCGAGTTCACGATGCTCGAGGTCTACGAGGCCTTCGCGGACTTCGAGGCGATGATGGTTCTGGTCGAGGGGCTGGTCGCCCACGCGGCGGCGAGATCGGCCGGCTCGACCACGGTCGATTACTGCGATCACCACATCGATCTCTCTCCGCCTTGGGAGAGACGGTCGATGTACGAGCTCATCGCCGAGAGGTTGGGGGTGGACATGCACCCCTCCATGCCGGTTACCGAGGCGAGGCGCACTGCCGATCGGCTCGACGTCCCCACAGAAGAAAGGTGGGGCGCAGGACGTGTCATCGCGGAGATCTTCGACAAGCGGGTCCAGCGGGACCTCGTCGGCCCGGTCATCGTTTACGGTCACCCACGCGAGGTGTCACCACTCGCGAAGGCGGACGAGCACGATCCCGACGTAGTCGAGCGTTTCGAGGTCATTGTCGCCGGTAGCGAGCTGGCCAACGCCTATAGCGAGCTGAACGATCCCGTCGAACAGCTGATTCGCCTCCGCCACGAGCAGGAGAGCCGGCAGGCCGGAGACGACGAGGCGGGTGAGATCGATCACGATTACATACGTGCCCTGGAATACGGGCTGCCGCCAACCGGAGGACTGGGCGTGGGTGTCGACCGCCTCGTGATGCTACTGGCCGGCGTGTCGTCGATCCGTGAGGTCATTCTCTTCCCTACGCTGAAACCAGAGCGGCACGTCTGA
- a CDS encoding hypothetical protein (possible pseudo, frameshifted), with amino-acid sequence MRRPWNVDPPSERRFVGAAVWCRSTGFTSGPGGVPTGAGSRGSSHREIEGSSLWPAGLWEQWKGAEGTRSFTIVTGPPTEEVKRIHDRMPVAIPPQMWDAWLDPAIDDPADVRRLLEDAQGEPPPVVLRPVDTRVNDPRNDGPELLDEPSEVNVLGVDQP; translated from the coding sequence GTGCGGAGACCTTGGAACGTCGACCCGCCTTCCGAGAGGCGTTTCGTCGGCGCCGCTGTCTGGTGCCGGTCGACGGGTTTTACGAGTGGGCCGGGCGGCGTCCCGACGGGCGCAGGCAGCCGTGGTTCGTCGCACCGCGAGATCGAGGGGTCCTCGCTCTGGCCGGCCGGCCTGTGGGAGCAGTGGAAGGGCGCCGAGGGGACGAGGTCGTTCACGATAGTTACCGGTCCTCCCACCGAGGAGGTGAAGCGCATTCACGACCGCATGCCGGTCGCCATACCCCCACAGATGTGGGATGCGTGGTTGGACCCGGCCATCGACGACCCCGCCGACGTGCGCCGCTTGCTCGAGGATGCGCAGGGCGAGCCGCCTCCCGTGGTCCTGAGACCCGTCGACACCCGCGTGAACGACCCGCGAAACGACGGTCCGGAGCTCCTCGACGAGCCCTCCGAGGTGAACGTCCTTGGTGTCGACCAACCGTGA
- a CDS encoding putative HIT-like protein: MPRGLRPRPGDAMHPDVTSVFTKIIRGELPARFVWRDDKCVGFLSINPLKPGHTLVVPREEIDHWLDLPPDLLSHLVGVAQTIGRAQQRVWKPVKVGLMLAGLEVPHVHLHVVPIWGVHDLDFANAERDPDPASLDEAARLLREALAGEPGAVDD, from the coding sequence ATGCCGCGCGGCTTGCGTCCGCGCCCCGGGGACGCTATGCACCCCGACGTGACCAGCGTGTTCACCAAGATCATCAGGGGCGAGCTCCCCGCCCGGTTCGTCTGGCGAGACGACAAGTGTGTCGGCTTTCTGTCCATCAACCCACTCAAGCCCGGGCATACGCTCGTCGTACCCAGAGAAGAGATAGACCACTGGCTCGACTTGCCACCCGACCTCTTGTCCCACCTGGTGGGAGTGGCGCAGACGATAGGACGTGCGCAGCAGCGCGTCTGGAAGCCGGTGAAGGTCGGCTTGATGCTCGCCGGGTTGGAGGTGCCGCACGTTCATCTTCACGTCGTGCCCATCTGGGGAGTGCACGACCTCGACTTCGCCAACGCCGAGCGCGATCCGGACCCCGCCTCGCTGGACGAGGCTGCGCGCTTGCTCAGAGAGGCCCTCGCCGGTGAGCCCGGAGCGGTGGACGACTGA
- the gcvH gene encoding glycine cleavage system H protein has protein sequence MDFPEDLRYSQDHEWARLEDGRVRVGITDYAQDSLGDVVFVELPEVGKRVDAGEVLCEVESTKAASEVYAPVAGTVVEVNTALAEAPETLNSDPYGAGWICVIEPSDPAEIESLMDAAAYRDMISE, from the coding sequence ATGGACTTCCCCGAAGACCTCCGCTACTCACAGGACCACGAATGGGCGAGACTGGAAGACGGACGTGTGCGAGTCGGCATCACGGACTACGCACAGGACTCCCTCGGCGACGTGGTCTTCGTCGAGCTTCCTGAGGTCGGCAAACGCGTAGACGCGGGAGAGGTCCTTTGTGAGGTCGAGTCGACGAAAGCGGCGTCGGAGGTTTACGCGCCCGTGGCCGGGACGGTCGTCGAGGTGAACACGGCTCTGGCGGAGGCGCCGGAGACCCTCAACTCGGATCCATACGGAGCAGGATGGATCTGCGTTATCGAGCCCAGCGACCCCGCAGAGATCGAATCTCTGATGGATGCTGCCGCGTACCGTGACATGATCTCGGAGTGA